One Brassica oleracea var. oleracea cultivar TO1000 chromosome C7, BOL, whole genome shotgun sequence genomic window carries:
- the LOC106307002 gene encoding mannan endo-1,4-beta-mannosidase 7 — MKPLCLVTILSILIQQSYLKLGADAFSRDGFVRTKGVQFSLNGYPYYANGFNAYWLMYVASDPSQRPKISAAFQEASRHGLTVARTWAFSDGGYRPLQYSPGSYNEDMFQGLDFAIAEARRHGIKIILSFANNYVSFGGKKQYVDWARSRGRPVSSEDDFFTDFLVKDFYKNHIKAVLNRFNTLTKVHYRDDPTIMAWELMNEPRCPSDPTGRTIQAWITEMAAHVKSLDRNHLLEAGLEGFYGQSSPQSKTLNPPGQFGTDFIANNRIPGIDFVTVHSYPDEWFVDSSEQSQMEFLNKWLDAHIQDAQNVLHKPIILAEFGKSTKKAGSAQRDAVFNTVYGKIYESAKRGGAAAGGLFWQLLGNGMDNFQDGYGIILSQSSSTVNVIAQQSRKLTLIRRIFARMINVEKWKRARGYGPVRKGGHNIQN; from the exons ATGAAGCCTCTGTGTCTGGTTACAATCCTATCGATCCTGATCCAACAAAGCTATTTGAAGCTCGGAGCAGATGCGTTTTCGAGAGATGGGTTCGTGAGAACGAAAGGTGTTCAGTTTAGCCTCAATGGCTATCCTTATTACGCTAATGGCTTCAATGCCTATTGGCTCATGTACGTTGCCTCCGATCCTTCCCAAAGGCCTAAGATCTCCGCCGCCTTCCAAGAAGCGTCTCGCCATGGACTGACCGTCGCTCGAACCTGGGCCTTCAGTGACGGCGGTTACAGGCCTCTCCAGTATTCCCCTGGCTCTTACAATGAAGATATGTTTCAG GGTTTGGATTTTGCGATAGCTGAAGCAAGAAGGCATGGGATAAAGATCATACTCAGCTTTGCCAATAACTACGTGAGCTTTGGAGGGAAGAAGCAATATGTGGACTGGGCTAGAAGTCGTGGCCGTCCTGTATCTTCTGAAGACGACTTCTTCACAGACTTTCTTGTCAAAGATTTCTACAAGAACCATATCAAG GCTGTGCTGAACAGATTCAATACTTTGACCAAAGTTCATTACAGAGATGACCCGACCATTATGGCTTGGGAGCTCATGAACGAGCCTCGTTGCCCCTCAGATCCAACCGGAAGAACCATTCAG GCTTGGATTACTGAAATGGCTGCTCATGTGAAATCACTAGACAGAAACCATCTGCTTGAAGCTGGACTTGAAGGTTTCTACGGTCAGTCCTCACCACAAAGCAAGACTCTGAACCCACCAGGCCAGTTTGGAACCGATTTCATCGCCAATAACCGCATCCCGGGCATTGATTTCGTCACGGTTCACTCTTACCCAGACGAATG GTTTGTAGACTCGAGCGAGCAATCTCAAATGGAATTCTTAAACAAATGGCTGGACGCACACATCCAAGACGCTCAGAACGTTCTTCACAAACCCATAATCTTAGCAGAGTTCGGCAAATCAACGAAGAAAGCAGGCTCCGCGCAGAGAGACGCTGTCTTCAACACAGTGTATGGCAAGATTTACGAGTCTGCGAAACGAGGAGGAGCAGCGGCAGGAGGATTGTTCTGGCAACTTTTGGGAAACGGAATGGATAATTTTCAAGATGGGTATGGGATCATACTTAGCCAAAGCTCCTCGACTGTTAACGTCATTGCTCAGCAATCGCGCAAGTTGACTTTGATTCGGAGAATCTTCGCAAGGATGATCAATGTGGAGAAATGGAAGAGAGCCAGAGGCTATGGACCAGTAAGAAAAGGAGGTCACAATATTCAAAATTGA
- the LOC106301859 gene encoding LOW QUALITY PROTEIN: GTPase Era (The sequence of the model RefSeq protein was modified relative to this genomic sequence to represent the inferred CDS: substituted 1 base at 1 genomic stop codon), with product MAATPHVSPTLSRYKLFSPSAVENRNFYPHQNIDSRRRRRLIKSHLQAHNNGTVISYGPRTTTELASSKKLWIRQTEVEQSQIENEEEEEEEEDMDDEASLLSLSMKPDRNMALLDDYEMAEELGHTPPDTNHRSGYVAVVGMPNVGKSTLSNQMIGQKISIVTDKPQTTRHRILGICSTPDYQMILYDTPGVIEKKMHRLDTMMMKNVRDAAINADCVVILVDACKTPANIDQVLKEGLGDLEKKRPPMLLVMNKKDLIKPGEIAKKLQWYENFTDVDEVIPVSAKYGHGVEDVKEWILSKLPFGPPYYPKDIVSEHPXRFFVAEIVREKIFMQYRNEVPYACQVNVLSYKTRPAAKDFIQVEVVVDKNSQKIILIGKEGKALKTLATAARLDIEDFLQKKVFLEVEVRVKENWRQDEGLLKYYGYGGQIRAM from the exons ATGGCGGCCACTCCGCACGTCTCGCCCACTCTTTCCCGCTACAAATTATTCTCCCCTTCCGCAGTCGAAAACCGTAATTTCTATCCACATCAAAACATCGATAGTCGTCGTCGGAGGAGATTGATCAAATCGCATCTTCAAGCGCATAACAATGGTACCGTTATTAGCTACGGTCCTCGGACGACGACGGAACTCGCCTCCTCGAAGAAACTATGGATTAGGCAAACGGAGGTCGAGCAATCGCAAATAGAAAATGAAGAAGAAGAAGAAGAGGAAGAGGATATGGATGACGAGGCGAGTCTGCTCTCGCTGAGCATGAAACCGGACAGAAACATGGCGTTGCTAGACGATTACGAGATGGCGGAGGAGCTCGGCCACACTCCTCCTGATACCAATCATCGCAGCG GATACGTGGCGGTGGTTGGGATGCCGAACGTGGGGAAAAGCACGCTTTCGAATCAAATGATTGGTCAGAAGATCTCCATTGTTACTGATAAGCCTCAAACCACGAGGCATCGGATTCTCGGCATCTGTTCCACCCCTGATTATCAG ATGATACTTTATGATACGCCTGGTGTAATCGAGAAGAAGATGCACAGGTTAGACACTATGATGATGAAGAATGTCCGTGATGCTGCCATCAATGCCGACTGCGTTGTCATTCTTGTTGATGCTTGTAAAACTCCTGCTAAT ATAGACCAAGTCTTGAAAGAGGGCTTGGGAGATCTCGAAAAGAAGAGGCCACCCATGCTGCTTGTTATGAATAAGAAAGATCTCATCAAACCTGGTGAGATTGCCAAGAAACTCCAG TGGTATGAAAATTTTACAGATGTTGATGAAGTTATACCTGTTAGTGCTAAGTACGGACATGGAGTGGAGGACGTGAAAGAGTGGATCTTATCCAAACTTCCCTTTGGCCCACCTTATTATCCCAAG GATATTGTGAGTGAGCACCCGTAGAGATTCTTTGTTGCTGAGATCGTTAGAGAGAAGATATTTATGCAGTACCGAAATGAAGTTCCTTATGCATGTCAG GTGAACGTGCTGAGCTACAAAACTAGACCAGCTGCAAAAGATTTTATTCAAGTTGAAGTAGTCGTGGATAAAAATTCTCAGAAGATCATCCTTATCGGAAAAG AAGGTAAGGCTTTGAAAACGCTAGCAACGGCTGCTCGACTAGACATTGAAGATTTCCTTCAGAAAAAAGTCTTCCTTGAG GTGGAAGTGAGAGTGAAGGAGAACTGGAGACAAGATGAGGGACTTCTCAAATACTATGGCTATGGAGGACAGATCCGAGCTATGTAA
- the LOC106307001 gene encoding putative pentatricopeptide repeat-containing protein At3g47840 gives MITLVRNGGRFRHFCTASVEKPAYLVSNQLNDQLKTLVGSGKLRDARQVFDKMPHRDVYSWTTIIQGYIAATNYDEALSLFSAMHVDDPRVSADSHVLSVALKACGQTSNISFGESLHAFAHKTHLLSDVYVASSLLNLYKGNGMIDESCRLFSELPYRNTVTWTTIITGLVHAGRHKEGLMYFSEMSRFEGLPDTFTFAIALKACAGLRQVQYGRGIHTHVISKGFGAVLDVANSLFTMYTECGEMEDGLRLFESMRERDVVSWTSLITAYSRIGQEENAVKTFLEMRNSDVPPNEQTFASAFAACASLSRLVWGEQLHGNVISLGLGDYLSVSNSMMNMYSKCGELDSASALFRGMRCRDIISWSTIIGGYSQGGLPEEGFECFSWMRRSGTKPTDFALASLLSVSGNMAVLEQGRQVHALALYLGLEQSPTVRSALINMYSKCGSIVEASKVFKETERGADIVALTAMINGYAEHGKSKEAIDLFEKSLKVGFRPDAVSFISVLTACSHSGQLGLGFHYFNLMQDKYNMSPAKEHYGCMVDLLCRAGRLSEAEKMIDEMPFEKDDVVWTTLLRACTAKRDVERGRRAAERVLEVEPTSSTALVTLANIYSSTEKWKEAAIVRKSMKSKGVVKEPGWSSILIKDRVSAFASGGRSHPQSEDIYSVLESLVSGAEPLRYGCEMKRDSGSIQIL, from the exons ATGATTACTCTTGTGAGAAATGGCGGCAGATTCCGACATTTTTGCACAGCTTCCGTTGAGAAACCGGCCTACCTTGTCTCGAATCAGTTGAATGATCAACTCAAGACTCTCGTCGGGTCCGGAAAACTGAGAGATGCTCGCCAAGTGTTCGATAAAATGCCACACAGAGATGTCTATTCATGGACAACCATCATTCAGGGATACATAGCTGCAACAAACTACGACGAAGCACTGTCTCTCTTCTCTGCAATGCACGTCGATGATCCTCGTGTCTCCGCCGATTCCCACGTGCTAAGCGTTGCACTCAAGGCTTGTGGTCAAACTTCCAACATTTCATTCGGAGAATCTTTACATGCTTTTGCACACAAAACCCATCTCCTTAGCGATGTCTACGTGGCAAGTTCTTTATTGAATTTGTACAAAGGAAATGGAATGATCGACGAGAGTTGCAGACTTTTCAGCGAACTGCCTTATCGAAACACAGTCACATGGACAACCATCATCACGGGACTTGTTCACGCTGGCCGTCACAAGGAAGGG CTTATGTACTTCTCCGAGATGTCGAGGTTCGAAGGACTACCTGATACTTTCACGTTTGCGATCGCCTTGAAGGCTTGCGCCGGTCTGCGCCAAGTTCAATACGGACGGGGGATTCATACTCATGTGATATCGAAAGGCTTTGGCGCCGTCCTCGACGTGGCTAACTCGCTTTTTACGATGTACACCGAATGCGGGGAGATGGAAGACGGGCTGCGTTTGTTTGAGAGTATGAGAGAGAGGGATGTTGTTTCGTGGACGAGCCTTATCACTGCTTATAGCCGTATAGGTCAAGAAGAAAACGCTGTCAAAACATTCTTGGAGATGAGAAACTCTGATGTACCTCCAAATGAACAAACTTTCGCGTCCGCGTTTGCTGCTTGCGCGAGTCTCTCTAGACTTGTTTGGGGCGAGCAGCTCCACGGTAATGTCATCTCTCTAGGCCTGGGAGATTATTTGTCAGTGAGCAACTCGATGATGAACATGTACTCAAAGTGCGGCGAGTTGGACTCTGCTTCTGCTCTGTTCCGAGGAATGAGATGCAGAGACATCATTTCGTGGAGCACGATCATCGGAGGGTACTCCCAAGGCGGCTTACCGGAAGAAGGTTTTGAGTGTTTCTCGTGGATGAGACGGTCAGGGACGAAGCCTACGGATTTCGCTCTCGCTAGTTTGCTGAGCGTTTCAGGGAACATGGCGGTTCTTGAGCAAGGCAGGCAAGTTCACGCGCTTGCGCTTTATCTCGGTTTAGAACAGAGCCCCACCGTTCGTAGCGCGCTGATTAATATGTACTCGAAATGTGGAAGTATCGTAGAAGCTTCCAAGGTTTTTAAAGAAACAGAAAGAGGAGCTGATATTGTTGCTTTGACGGCTATGATCAATGGATACGCAGAACATGGAAAGAGCAAAGAAGCTATCGATCTGTTCGAGAAGAGTCTAAAGGTCGGTTTCAGACCCGACGCTGTATCTTTCATCAGCGTTCTCACCGCTTGCTCTCATTCGGGTCAGCTTGGCCTAGGTTTTCACTATTTCAACTTGATGCAAGACAAGTACAACATGAGTCCAGCGAAGGAACACTATGGTTGTATGGTTGATCTGTTATGCCGAGCAGGACGGCTAAGCGAAGCAGAGAAGATGATCGACGAGATGCCGTTTGAGAAGGATGATGTAGTATGGACCACGCTTCTCAGAGCGTGTACGGCCAAAAGAGACGTTGAACGTGGAAGAAGGGCGGCGGAGAGGGTTTTAGAGGTGGAACCTACTTCTTCTACTGCACTTGTAACACTAGCCAATATATATTCAAGCACGGAAAAATGGAAAGAGGCTGCAATTGTGAGGAAGAGTATGAAATCAAAAGGCGTGGTCAAAGAGCCAGGATGGTCTTCGATTTTGATCAAGGATCGGGTTTCAGCTTTTGCATCTGGCGGTCGTTCCCATCCACAAAGTGAAGATATATACAGTGTGTTGGAATCACTAGTATCTGGTGCTGAGCCTCTTAGATACGGTTGTGAGATGAAGAGAGATTCAGGGTCAATTCAAATTTTGTGA